GCTCAAACGCCAAGTGACGAAAGCGCTTCACCTTGGGCTGAAGGACGGCAAACCTGTTTTGACCCACGAAAGCCAGGCTGAGGCCGCCAGCCTTTCCTACGATGTCGCGGACAAGGAAGGCGTGGCCTTCTCCATCACCTTCGACGAACTGACCGAGCTCACCGGTTTCTTCAACCTGAAGCTCTGGGTGGAAGCGGAGGGCAATGACGACATGGACCTGTTTGCCTTCGTCAGGAAGCGCGACAGCAACGGAAAGGTGCAGGAATGCCACGTGGTGACGGACCGCACCCATGTCGGCCCCAATGGCCGCCTGCGCGTCTCGCTACGAGCCACGGACCCCGAACGTTCGACCGAACTTGAGCCGTTCCTGCCTTATGATAGCCCGGTCAAGCTGAAACCGGGGGAGATCGTGCCCGTCGAAATCGGCTTCTGGCCTTACGGCATCCGCTGGCAACCGGGCGAAACACTGGAACTGGTAATTACCGGAACCGATCTGCTAATCAGGCCGGAATTCCCGCAATTGCCGCCTATTCCGACCCTCAACAAGGGCCGCCATATCATCCACTTCGGTGGAGACTACGGCTCGAAACTGCTCGTTCCCTACATTCCCGGAGCGTGAGGCCCAGAGCGTAAGGAGAAGAGTAGCAGGACGGCCCGCCAGCCGGTCCGGCAAGAAGGCGGGGCTTTTCTTTTGCCCCGCCTTCTCAATCCGTTTTCTCAATCCTTTGACAGTGCCGCCACCGGATCGAGTCTTGAGGCATTGCGGGCGGGCATGAAGCCGAAAACGAGGCCGATCAGGCACGAGCAGCTGAAGGCTGCCACCATGGAGGTGGTGGAATAGACCAGTTGGAAATCCTTGACCAGCAGGCTAAAGAGAAAGCCGATCGACAGCGCAAAACCAAGACCGAGGCCGCCGCCGATCAGGCAGACCAATACCGCCTCGATCAGGAATTGCTGGAGAATATCCTGGCGGCGCGCGCCGACCGCCATGCGCACGCCGATCTCGCTAACCCGTTCGGACACCGAAACCAGCATGATATTCATCACCCCGATACCGCCAACGATCAGCGAAATCACCGCAATCGCCGCCACCAGCAACGTCAGGGTCTGAGCAGTGCTGACAATGGTCTTGCGGATGTCGTCGGTGTTGAGGATGAAGAAGTCTTGTTCGCCATGGCGGCCAGCGAGAAAGGTGGTAACGGCGCTTTCGGCCACCGAACTATCGACGCTGTCGTCCAACCTGACGGTGATGCTGCGCAGCGACAGATCGCCAAGGAACCGGGCCTGGACACTGCTATAGGGCAGATAGGCCTGTAGATTGGAGTTCGAACCGAAGCCGCCTTGCTGGGCCTCGATGACGCCAACGATCCGCACCGGCACATCGGTCAGGAACACCGTATGGCCAAGCGCCCTGGCCGGATCGTCGCCAAACAGCGCCTTTGCGGCATTCTGGTCGATCACCGCCTCCTGGGTCATGGCAACGACACTTGCATGGTCGAACAGCCGCCCGGCCAGCAGCTTGGAACCCTTGGCGGTGAAATACTGATCGCCGACGCCGTTGACCAGCACATTGGCGACGGTGGCGCCATAGCGCACCGTGCCTGAGGTAGAAACGGTCGGGGTTACGGCAGAAACATAGGAGAGCCGGGCCAGCGCATCGGCATCTCCGACCTTCAGCGTGGTGATCTTTCCTGAACGGGTATCTCCAAACCCTTTGCCGGGGAAAATCTCCAGCGTATTGGTGCCGAGCCCGTTGATGTTGGAGAGCACTTTCTGCTGGGTGCCAGCCCCAAGCGCCACCACTGACACCACCGAGGCGA
The nucleotide sequence above comes from Agrobacterium vitis. Encoded proteins:
- a CDS encoding MacB family efflux pump subunit, whose amino-acid sequence is MALLELKNLTRVYRSGEEDVAVLKSVNLSINRGEMVSIIGPSGSGKSTLMNILGLLDRPSSGTYEIDGKRTDQLDSDALSALRREHFGFIFQRYNLLSDLTALGNVEVPAIYAGISPSDRRSRATKILQRLGMGERLRHRPGQLSGGQQQRVSIARALINGGEVILADEPTGALDKHSGEEVLRILDELHAEGRTIIIVTHDPGVAARAERVIEIADGEIIADRRQDKPVLVRENTLPSTAKPHRFPGLDRLGEAFMMAVRALASHRLRTFLTMLGIIIGIASVVSVVALGAGTQQKVLSNINGLGTNTLEIFPGKGFGDTRSGKITTLKVGDADALARLSYVSAVTPTVSTSGTVRYGATVANVLVNGVGDQYFTAKGSKLLAGRLFDHASVVAMTQEAVIDQNAAKALFGDDPARALGHTVFLTDVPVRIVGVIEAQQGGFGSNSNLQAYLPYSSVQARFLGDLSLRSITVRLDDSVDSSVAESAVTTFLAGRHGEQDFFILNTDDIRKTIVSTAQTLTLLVAAIAVISLIVGGIGVMNIMLVSVSERVSEIGVRMAVGARRQDILQQFLIEAVLVCLIGGGLGLGFALSIGFLFSLLVKDFQLVYSTTSMVAAFSCSCLIGLVFGFMPARNASRLDPVAALSKD